The sequence AAAAAGGTGTATGAGGGTACTGGCTGAAGATaccgagtccagcacgtgatcagaccgtagGTGAAttatgcacacatacacacacacacacacacacacacacacacacacacacacacacacacacacacacacacacacacacacacacacacacacccaccccacacacccacacacatgcactcacttCAATGCAATATTTCATGCCTCTGAAGCCTGTTTGCATATCTTCTGATCATTCAGCCACAATATCTCCATGCACGGTACCCTCATGCTATCGTTTCGGGCATCGCCGTTAACAAATGTTGCCGATTTTTCATCTAACTGAGACTCGTACCTATTCCCCCCTACCCCGCCAACCCAgacaccccccctccccacacacacaatagtCCCGCCTCGACCTGACATGCACAATCTCAGCAATAACCACAAATCAAACAAATGGACGCGATAGCACAGAGCCGCCGTACATTACCTTCCCCTTTTTGTGTCCCTTTGCTATTTGACCAAAAAATTATAAACCACTCGACTTTTCAAATGACACCttactttttattgttttatgcAGCATGACAAAGCCACTTATGATCTTTTATTGATTTAATccgaaaaaaaaggtgagaagctgaaaaaaataacaatatgcGTTTATGTGTTTATTGATATATCGCAAAGAGCACCGGTTTATTTTCCGAAAGACGCGTTACGTTTAGACTCCCATAAGCAACAAATATTTACGGGCCGGACAGAGTTGGAACTAACATTTATTTGCCAACTAGCGATACCTCGGAAATACTGCAATTACGTGTTTCATTACCTGGCCGTCAACTGACCCACGCTGGCGGATCGgtggaaactttttttttttatattttgcttgtgtgtgtgatcCGCTAATCCGGGTGAGTAAACGTGTGCATGAACTGTTCCGGGGCGGCGCGGTCACTGAACACAGCTTCAAAGTTATGTTATTTTTTCGATACCAAGCGTGTTTTGATAAATAAACACACCGAAGAACATGTAGAATATATAATTAATGATGACagcaatttattattttttctactcacTATAAAAcactacttaacccggtagcagcgacgtaccaaatttgtgccatgatttaaacccccaaaaatagatgatacataaactgatcagaaatgctttgatatgtattatgaagtggtttgtgtgagtgatgatttttctcatttttctcgcttagagggaccattaagaaacatgatccctgctgctaccgggttgaatgTATCTTATTATGGCTAACACTTTTCACCTCATATTCTATTGCATTGGATTGGGAAGCATTCCAGTGTTCAGAGCAACGTAGGGAATAGAAAGAATTGGTAGAGATCTGTTTTTGTTGGGCAGGGATCAATAATAGGAcatgaaaggaaagtaaaaaagaaaatgcgCTTGAAGGATATCAATAAATACCGTTTCCCACATTAGATACATTGGACTGAAAGAATCTGGAAAATGAGATCGTCCAGTCGAAAACCTTAAATTTTGAGTTAGAAGCAAAATTTTACTAACTGAGACTCAAGAGATCGGACCCCACTAGCGTATTTAGTTGGTTTTCTGAATATCATagctaggtaaatacagacacacacataaacacaaacacaaataaacaaattccTGATAAATCTCCGGATAGCTTCCTTCATGATTAATTTCCTCACCTCCTTATTGTTAGACCATCATCaccgctaccatcaccatcaccctacGCACTTTCGAGCACATCCCATCAAAACCTTCACCACATACCGGCCACATACCACGCCCCGTAACTCCTGTGATCCCCGCTCTTGCCTACGACACATAAAGAATCCCAAGTCTCCTTAAGTGTGGCCCTCTCCCTTCACTCACGTTGAAACTTTCGCGAGTAAAGCTTGGGAAGGTAATGCCCCGAGAACCTTACGGCCAGGACTGTTGTCACTCGTCATGCCGAAGTTGTAATCGGTGGCTGAAAGTTTGGACTGAAAGACTTCACTAAAAATATATTACCATTCGATATAAATCTCACCTGTACGTTTGCTACTTTTCTTTCTACGTTTTTTCCCTGTTTGAGCATTATAACCCGTTCCAGGATAAGTGTAAGGAGgtcaaaacgaaataaaaaacgAACAAGAGACACGTGATGATTCAGGCGCCGTACAAACCCTCCCCAGAAACCAACGCCTGAGACAGATGATCTACGCTAACCTTAATTAAACCGGTAACTGTAATACACCTTCCATCCGACGTGCGAGGATTGTTATGACTAGGGACCCCGTGTATATAGAACCTTCCCCACAaacccaacacccacacccacacacacacatatacacactagACGTACCTACCTTAGCGTGCTCCAGGCCGCTACGTGAGGCACAGCACCCACCGCCACGCCACCGCCACCAGCAGGAAGGACAGTACCCTCCCCCCACTGCCTAAAGGAAGGACTCGCCGCGCCCCGCTCAGGCCGCCTTGGTGCACCGCCGCCCGCAGCTCATCTACTGCAGCGACAAGGAGAGGAGGCGTGAACACTCGTTAGCCTTGCATCAACACTAACTCTgtcttttgtctgtctatatgtgtgtgtgtatttttgtgtcagtttgtctttctgtctctatgtctgtctttctgcatctctgtctgtctgtctctacattaactcccttttttgtttttgtgtttctgtgtgagtatgtgtctgtctttctgtctgtctctgtctctagaTCGATtccctttctgtctttgtctgtgtgtgtttgtgtgaatgtgtgtctctgtctttctgtccctgttttttttgtccttgtcagtctgtctctcacaaaaacacacacacctactcacacccacacccacacccacgttcACACAGAAGCACTACCAAAGCGAAACTTCACACAAAAGGAAACaccaaaaaacaagcaaacatccATGCGTGGCGTCAATTAGAAGCCTCTCATCTGGTCGTGAATTATTAGGTGATGATCTAATTACTACTTCATGAGGTGCCATTAACCTGCGACCGTTTATTATGCCACCGTTCAACGACCGTCCACATATACGCAATTACTGTAACGTTTGGATTCCACGCGAATATAtgcatctgcgtgtgtgtgtttgtgtgcgtgtgtatgtgtgttttcatCGATATACTGACCCTAAGTATAACGGTCGATGGATAAAATTACATCCCTGTCAGCTTATAAACAATCAATAGTGTTTGAAAGAGGTTAGAGTGAGAGGTGTGATCTGTTTCAATGATTGCCACGGGGTCAACCTTCCAGACTTTGTGCTATATTGAGTCTTTGGCCTAGAGcacaaggaaggaaggtggggcaAGGAGGAAATGTAGGCTCCTGTTCTATTTTTGCTTAAGGAATGCTGTTACCGTggactctctcctctcttctctctactctcttcttttcttttcttttcttttctttttattcttttcatttcttgtaatttctttgctttttcttattcttctcttctcttctcttctcttctcttctcttctcttctcttctcttctcttctcttctcttctcttctcttctcttctcttctcttctcttctctctctctctctctctctctctctctctctctctctctctctctctctctctctctctctatttcgcccttgagctacttcctttgccgcaaaaaggaaatagaagaacgaTAGGGTAAGGCCTGTCCCCTTCCTTGCCGACCTGAGAGGGAGGACCTTTCTGAGTGGTCTGAAACCTTTGCTGGGTAATTAATCTGACACAGCTAGGAAGGGCGTGTCCGGAGGGTGAGACACGTTGCTGCTCTCCCTCCTACAATAACTTCACGCTCCAGACGATGCTGCCGCAGTGCTTCATGACGAGCCCACAAGATCGTTAAAGCGCAGCAGCAGGAACAACAATGTGTGAAATatggttttgttttggtttgcCCTTGACtacctcctttgcctcctttgtAAACGTAAGTGAGTCTAGCGAAATGCGTCGTCAATTATAACTTAAACGCTACATGCCGGGAATACACGAATCCACTCTACCGCACTTTACATTTGAGAGAAGACAACATGCTCTTCATTGCAGAACGTCTGGAATACACGTCAACAGCAGTGATTCTCTCGTGTAGCTTTAATGTTTCAGGCATGTGTGGGCCAAATCCTTTCTGAAATGATTCTGGTTAGCCTTGTTGAATCCTCGTTAGCAGCACATACTTAATATCGTCACTTCCCTTcttattatttatcatttcaGTCaaattcatcatcatcgtcattcatATAATCATCGAAatcatcctcttcatcattcttGTTGTGGTCGTTATCATTGTTGCCGCTGTCAGTATTTCCCTTATGCAAATTTCTCACACACGCTGCTCGGACAAAGGAACACAATAACGACGCCCCAAATAACAGACACACAAAGTTTCATTAGGCAACATGAAAGCTTCAGGGGTGAGGTGCAGCTTGAGGCGAGGAACAAAATACATGATGGATGCTGCCCAATAAACAACCTTTTtttggttaacacacacacacacacacacacgcacacgagagcgaaagcgagagcaagagcgagagcgagagcgagagcgagagcgagagcgagagagagagagagagagagagagaatcgtttaCCCCTTGTTTTCAGCTGATAAAAGGGAAATTAAACCTAATGGGAGAGATGAAGAACGAGGTGTATTTATGTAGCAAGTGAGAGGTGGGAAAGAAAGAgcgagagtgtgtgagagtgtgagaacTGACAGGGAGACGAGTGAGAAGGGTGACAAGGGTGAGGAGGTAGAATAAACTAATacggaggagagagaacagaaaaaggTAACTGGAAGGGGAAGGATTCACAGCGCCTCCGAAAGATATCAGAGAATAACGAGAACTACAGTAACACGAGAGACTGAAAGGAAAGTCGACCAGTTAATTAAAGGTGGAGTGAAGCTTCGAACATTTCAAGGATAAAAATGGCAGAACAGAGATTATGACGGAAGGATAATAAGAGATAAATGGAACTTGAATGACTTTGAGATCCGGTGAAAAATTATGTACTGCGGAAGGTAggctggaggaaggaaagcgagatGTAGACGTTAAAAATGAGGTTACGAGGAATATAAATGTTCAGGAGACCAAGTGAACAGACAGCTTTATACAAGATccggaggaagagtaagaaattaaagtgagaaataaaagggaaataccGAATCACAAACATACTGAAGAATACGTATAGAGAAAGCCACCGGAGTCATGTTACcggaggatagaggaagaaaaaaataggaggggtcatgaatgggaggggaaggagtggtgacagaagggaaggagtgaggtagAAAGGTAAGATAGTGCGAGGAAAGGGAACGGCAAAgcacaaagggaagggagagggaggtaaggggaataaggaaaaggaactaAAAAATAGGAGGGGTcatgaatgggaggggaaggagtggtgacagaagggaaggagtgaggtagAAAGGTAAGATAGTGCGAGGAAAGTTAATGGTAAGgcacaaagggaagggagagggaggtaaggggaataaggaaaagacAAATTGGGAAGTGAAACGAAGAGGGGAGGCtgaaaggacggaggaggaggcgaggaaagattcaaagtgtgagggaggaaagtgaaaacgATGGTGTAAGGGAGTGTAAGGAAAGATTGAGAGTATGTCGAGGGGATGGAGCtttgaggaaaaagggagaatgtgcgagggaggagaggagaaggagtaacgGTTGAGGAACTAGACTGTGaaggagagtgtgagggagaagaggaggagtaagtggGGCGTGAGTGACAGTAATgtatgggggagaggagggggcgtgagggagaggaagggtaattAGGAAGAGGTAGGAGTGTGAGGGGCAAGAGTCTTaagtagaggaggaagtgaggagacgaTTGAGtgcgagagagaagaggaagggagggggagggagggcgccGCTGACCTGTGCTGACGTGGACAGTGACGGCGGCGGTGGGCGCGTTGACGGGCACGCATGTGTAGTTTCCCGAGTCACTCTCCCGCACCGACGACATCCGCAGCCTCGAGGTGGTCTGCTGGCCCGCCTTCTCCACCtggcagggggaggagggagcgtggggggggttgttgttgttgttgttgttggtggtggtggtggtggctttggaATTAATGATgaccctgatgatggtggtggtgaaactaTTGCTTTTCGTTTAATGCTTCTTCTGTGCAATAACAATTTATACTGTGCCCCGCCGTCTCGACCTACCTCCAGGGAGATGCCGCCCCTCGGGGAGTCGTAGTCCAGCACCTCGTTGTCGCGGTACCAGAAGACGGCGGAGGGTGGGGCGCGGGTGTGGGTGACGACGCACTCCAGGGTCAGCGACGACCCCGCCTGCAGGAACCTGGTGCCGCCGCCCACGATGTGCGTCCCGAACTCACCTGCTCGAGGCCAACAAGACTCGATAACGTGCGGCAGACTCGGAGGCATTTACAAAGACTTACTGACACGGACCCGCTGACACCCAGAGCCCTGACGTAAATGAACCGAGGCTGTTTGGCCATTAAAGAGGATTTATACGCGCCAGACTGATCCCCAGACTACGTAACTTGGGTTAAGTTTTAATACCCGCTGAAAGTTTTGTAAACAAAGACCAACTTTACAAAGCTTACATAATATACCAAAGAAAATGCTGGCGCGACTGTACTACTTGGCCGAGCATTCCAAAACAGTACTGcttgaagtaaaaagaaaactagaatacacacacacacacacacacacacacacacacacacacacacacacacacacacaattactatTTTGGAATATTGACGAACGGAAGGGTCACTCACCTTGCTCCTTGATAGTGGCCGGCATCTTGTACAGCTGTCCGTCCAGGAACCGCTTGTCTGTGGAGGAAAGATCTTACGTGACACAAAGAAAGTGAAGAGTGCTACCTTGGCGATAAATATTATGAAGGTAAGCTGCAACACAATACCTTGCACTTCGACTGCCTTGGTTTACAATATTAAAGATAATCATCCTGACATCTACAAGATCGGAGCGttttaaataaatggaagtggCTCTTGTGCTCATCTAGGCCTGCCGATTAACACCCACAGACGAGGAGGAGCCTGTGGGGGCGGCGTGTCAAGTCTCAGCACATCTCCATACAGTTCTTTATCTCAACACACGTGGCCTCTGTGAGCCAGCGAGCAGGGAGAATCTCTTACAATAAATACATTTAATATATCACTACTATTCATCTTGACATAAAAGTAGAGTTACGGAATTGACTAATACCAAACAGCCAATTTGGATGTGGAAACACTGAGAAGTAAGTCTGTGGAGGAAGAATGACATTGGTAAGGTCATATTTTGCCTCtagccgtgaagccttgcagtgcCGATTGAACTCTTGGATAAAGTTTTGCCACTCATTATGCACCCTGGCCTGTGACTCTTGGCTTTggcatttcttatttttattttcaattcAAAAACTTTAAACCTTGACATTCAGCGCACATTATTTTAATTTgtcaaatgaaaaaaagtaattcCCGAAAATTCCAGGCCGTGTTTTTAAGTGTAGCAGCGGGCAAAGGCTCCGCCGCGCCCCTACAAATTTGGATAAAAGTGATTAAGGAACGAGTGATCTTGAAAGTAATATTCTACGGGgcaggaaaaaatataaattatgCGCATGAATAAATAATTGGCTAAACAAATAAAATCTGAACAATTAGATGTAGATGAGCACACCTGGGGCCGTCCAAAGTTTACATTAATATGTATCAAAAGTATTTACAGAACAtgggcgcaaaaaaaaaaaaaaaatggaaaaattacCGACAAGTGAcacaaaaaaaggatgaaaatatttTGTTGGGACTCATAACGCGCTTGAACTTATGTGAAGGGTTTAATTAGTCGGTGCCAACCTGTGCCAGGGTGCCAATGTTAAAGATGATGATATTTGTCGCTCATGGAAGTGCACGGTGTTCACATGTTTGCGGCGGCGATGAGAGTTACTATAATAGTTAATAGTAGTTAATGGACAGCATAGCGATGCCTCTCGACCCCTAGATGACAGTAAAATATTGTTCACTAAAGTAGATAAGACGAATTGTGGAAAATATGAATATTATCCCTGTGTAAAAACCAACTCGGCGATGGTTGTTGTTTGCATGGGCAGGAAGTTCAGTGAAAAAAAACTTTGGCAAAGAAAAAGATTCGCTTTGTTCCTGTGGCAcgattgttgttactgttgtagttgctgttgctgcttttgctcctgctgctgcttctgtttcTGATTTTTCGTTGTTAGTGCTTCTGTTGCTTCCGGTGCTGCAGCtattattgctgatgatgataaccTACTCACCCAAATCGGCTTGCATGATGTCGCCGGCAGACTAATGTCCCTCatggaacaacacacacacacacacacgcacacgcacacacacacacacacacacacacacacacacatggtattATAATTCGTATAACAAGTTACATGGTCATAAACAGCCGGGGATTGAATTTTGGATCATGAGGTACATGTGTTGCAAGAAC comes from Eriocheir sinensis breed Jianghai 21 unplaced genomic scaffold, ASM2467909v1 Scaffold627, whole genome shotgun sequence and encodes:
- the LOC126993520 gene encoding myotilin-like gives rise to the protein METRHPGATPVRPEEWWEGRPRPYFAHSPANLTVISGQTAFLPCRVHMLGDRSVMWMRGRDLHILTVGKVTYSADERFQILHSHETDDWTLQIQYTQPRDAGAYKCQVNSDPKIVRNVYLTVTDKRFLDGQLYKMPATIKEQGEFGTHIVGGGTRFLQAGSSLTLECVVTHTRAPPSAVFWYRDNEVLDYDSPRGGISLEVEKAGQQTTSRLRMSSVRESDSGNYTCVPVNAPTAAVTVHVSTVDELRAAVHQGGLSGARRVLPLGSGGRVLSFLLVAVAWRWVLCLT